From the Euphorbia lathyris chromosome 6, ddEupLath1.1, whole genome shotgun sequence genome, one window contains:
- the LOC136234209 gene encoding pyruvate kinase isozyme G, chloroplastic produces the protein MVTLNPPISTQDPRLFSSSRNFSDISLFDSTTAKTRFLSHKRLFGLRLTSLTHRHNPHAGNVVFPHGLSISDNLNTTEFLTSNQITGQKGKVPHSLRKTKIVCTIGPSTSSREMIWKLAEAGMNVARLNMSHGDHSSHRKTIDLVKEFNALSDDKVISIMLDTKGPEVRSGDVPQPIILKEGQEFNFTIKRGVSTEDTVSVNYDDFVNDVEVGDILLVDGGMMSLAVKWKTDDLVKCVVVDGGELKSRRHLNVRGKSANLPSITEKDWEDIKFGVDNQVDFYAVSFVKDAKVVYELKDYLKSCNADIHVIVKIESADSIPNLQSIISASDGAMVARGDLGAELPIEEVPLLQEDIIRKCHSMKKPVIVATNMLESMINHPTPTRAEVSDIAIAVREGADAVMLSGETAHGKYPLKAVKVMHTVALRTESSLPVNTTPPPNGTYTGHMGEMFAFHSTIMANTLGTPIIVFTRTGSMAILLSHYQPASTIFAFTNEERMKQRLALYRGVKPIYMQFSSDAEETFSRAVKLLLEKGLLIEGEYVTLVQSGAQPIWREESTHHIQVRQVQN, from the exons ATGGTCACTCTTAATCCCCCAATTTCAACTCAAGATCCTCGTCTATTCTCTTCCTCTAGGAACTTCTCTGATATTTCTCTTTTCGATTCCACCACTGCTAAAACTagatttctctctcataaacGACTTTTTGGTCTTAGATTGACTTCCCTCACCCACCGCCACAATCCTCACGCCGGGAATGTTGTTTTTCCACATGGACTTTCAATTTCT GATAATCTCAACACGACTGAGTTTTTGACTAGCAACCAGATTACAGGGCAGAAAGGAAAAGTTCCACATTCtctaagaaaaacaaaaatagtctGTACAATTGGACCTTCTACGAGTTCACGTGAAATGATATGGAAACTAGCAGAAGCTGGGATGAATGTAGCTCGCCTGAATATGTCGCATGGAGATCATTCTTCACACCGGAAAACTATTGATCTGGTAAAAGAATTCAATGCCCTATCTGATGACAAGGTTATATCAATAATGCTTGACACCAAG GGACCTGAAGTTAGAAGTGGGGATGTGCCTCAACCAATTATATTAAAGGAGGGACAAGAGTTTAATTTTACTATAAAAAGAGGTGTCAGCACAGAAGACACTGTGAGTGTAAATTATGACGATTTTGTGAATGATGTTGAAGTTGGCGACATACTCTTGGTGGATG GTGGGATGATGTCATTAGCTGTTAAGTGGAAGACAGATGATTTGGTTAAATGTGTTGTAGTTGATGGTGGAGAACTAAAATCCAGGCGCCATTTGAATGTGCGTGGAAAAAGTGCAAATCTGCCTTCAATTACAG AGAAAGACTGGGAAGATATCAAATTTGGGGTGGACAACCAAGTTGATTTCTATGCCGTATCCTTTGTGAAGGATGCTAAAGTGGTCTACGAGTTGAAAGATTATCTCAAAA GTTGTAATGCTGATATTCATGTGATTGTCAAAATTGAAAGTGCTGACTCCATACCGAATCTTCAGTCAATAATTTCTGCATCTGATGGG gcaatGGTTGCTCGTGGAGATCTTGGCGCTGAGCTTCCAATTGAGGAAGTCCCTCTGTTGCAG gaagatattattagaaaatgtCACAGTATGAAGAAACCAGTTATTGTAGCAACGAACATGCTGGAAAGCATGATTAATCATCCTACACCAACCAGGGCTGAAGTTTCAGACATAGCAATTGCAGTACGAGAAGGTGCTGATGCAGTCATGCTTTCCGGAGAAACTGCACATGGCAA GTATCCACTGAAAGCTGTCAAAGTTATGCATACAGTAGCATTGAGGACAGAGTCAAGTTTGCCAGTTAACACGACACCTCCTCCTAATGGCACTTATACG GGCCATATGGGTGAAATGTTTGCTTTCCATTCCACAATTATGGCAAACACCCTTGGTACACCCATTATTGTTTTCACAAGGACTGGATCCATGGCTATACTTCTAAGTCATTACCAACCTGCATCAACGATATTTGCTTTCACAAATGA GGAGAGGATGAAGCAGAGACTCGCACTGTATCGGGGTGTGAAGCCAATATATATGCAATTCTCCAGTGATGCAGAGGAGACTTTCTCTAGAGCAGTCAAACTATTACTG GAAAAGGGTCTCTTGATTGAAGGAGAGTATGTTACTCTTGTTCAAAGTGGAGCGCAACCAATTTGGCGTGAAGAGTCTACTCATCACATCCAAGTTCGCCAGGTTCAGAACTGA